In one Bryobacteraceae bacterium genomic region, the following are encoded:
- a CDS encoding acetyltransferase — protein sequence MASLFGAAFPIGAQIPMVGSGPSGVVRIHNTDLAVLEAGDERKDLPCTVTGEKAFLGFDLRFHAGYDISVPLRELAGTENLLTILFRVYPEGEPEARRYFIQKVRVPEIEEDAKGDAYLQGAFDLGEGKYKVDWLMRDRTERVCASSWPVEAELPAKDRDIGLTIQPNAIEAFRFEQFYDDPPVERANGEQPLNVKILVNFAPQKARAASLRPLDTVALVSMLRTINREPHIGKFSVVAFNLQEQKVLHRQENADRIDFRGLGESLESLNLGAVDLRRLAEKHGETNFLGDLIAAEFRPGSQQAMIFAGPKAMLDANVPEDKLREVGELNFPVFYLNYILNPQATPWRDTIGNAVRFFKGVEYTISRPRDLWFAVTEMVGKILKFRNAKEVAAVSPVEVRK from the coding sequence GTGGCTAGTTTGTTCGGTGCGGCATTCCCCATCGGTGCGCAGATTCCGATGGTCGGTTCAGGCCCGTCCGGTGTCGTCCGCATCCACAACACCGATCTCGCCGTCCTTGAGGCCGGCGACGAACGCAAGGACCTTCCCTGCACCGTCACCGGCGAAAAGGCTTTTCTCGGCTTTGATCTTCGCTTCCACGCCGGCTACGATATCAGCGTTCCTCTCCGGGAGCTGGCCGGCACGGAGAATCTGCTCACCATCCTGTTCCGCGTGTACCCGGAAGGCGAGCCCGAAGCCCGGCGCTACTTCATTCAGAAGGTGAGAGTTCCCGAGATTGAGGAAGATGCCAAAGGAGATGCCTATCTCCAGGGAGCCTTCGACCTCGGCGAGGGAAAGTACAAGGTCGATTGGCTCATGCGGGACCGCACCGAGCGCGTCTGCGCCTCCAGTTGGCCCGTCGAAGCCGAACTTCCCGCCAAGGACCGCGACATCGGGTTGACCATCCAACCGAACGCCATCGAAGCCTTCCGGTTCGAGCAATTCTACGACGACCCGCCCGTGGAGCGCGCCAACGGCGAGCAGCCTTTGAACGTCAAGATCCTTGTGAATTTCGCGCCCCAAAAGGCCCGCGCCGCCTCGCTCCGTCCGTTGGATACCGTCGCCCTCGTCTCAATGCTCCGCACGATCAACCGGGAACCGCACATCGGCAAGTTCAGCGTAGTCGCGTTCAATCTGCAGGAGCAAAAAGTGCTGCACCGGCAGGAAAACGCCGACCGCATCGATTTCCGCGGCCTGGGCGAATCGCTCGAATCCCTAAACCTCGGCGCCGTGGATCTCCGCCGCCTCGCCGAAAAACACGGAGAAACGAATTTCCTTGGCGACCTCATCGCCGCCGAGTTCCGGCCCGGCTCGCAGCAGGCGATGATCTTCGCCGGTCCCAAAGCCATGCTCGACGCCAACGTCCCGGAGGACAAACTCCGTGAGGTGGGCGAGCTCAATTTCCCGGTCTTCTACCTCAACTACATCCTGAACCCGCAGGCCACGCCCTGGCGCGATACCATCGGAAACGCGGTACGATTCTTCAAGGGGGTCGAGTACACGATCTCGCGGCCCCGCGATCTATGGTTTGCTGTCACTGAGATGGTGGGCAAGATCCTAAAATTCCGAAACGCGAAAGAAGTCGCGGCAGTCTCACCTGTAGAGGTTAGAAAATGA
- a CDS encoding single-stranded DNA-binding protein: MPRSINKVILVGNLGKDAETRFTPGGQARTTFTIATGRRWKDQQTGEWREETDWHNVVLWRQENLANYLTKGKQIYVEGRIQSRSYDDKDGNKRYITEIVAEDVMLLGGRGGGDDDGGGYGARESGGFQGRESGGGGPVSMPRTARRPAPAAEPDPYGDQGISDDDVPF, translated from the coding sequence ATGCCCCGCAGCATCAACAAAGTGATCTTGGTTGGCAATCTCGGCAAGGATGCCGAGACGCGTTTCACCCCTGGCGGGCAGGCGCGGACGACCTTCACCATTGCCACCGGCCGGCGCTGGAAGGACCAGCAGACCGGGGAGTGGCGCGAAGAAACCGATTGGCATAATGTCGTGCTCTGGCGGCAGGAAAATCTTGCCAACTACCTGACGAAGGGCAAGCAGATTTATGTGGAGGGCCGGATTCAAAGCCGGTCCTACGACGACAAGGACGGCAACAAGCGGTACATCACCGAGATTGTGGCCGAGGATGTGATGCTGCTCGGCGGGCGCGGCGGTGGCGACGACGATGGCGGGGGATACGGGGCGCGAGAGTCCGGGGGATTCCAGGGGCGCGAGTCCGGGGGCGGCGGTCCGGTATCGATGCCGCGGACAGCGCGGCGGCCTGCTCCGGCGGCGGAACCGGATCCTTACGGGGATCAGGGCATTTCGGACGACGACGTTCCCTTTTAA
- a CDS encoding DinB family protein: MLEQIRHHIDYTAWASARLVNAAVALAPEELTRDFGTADKSVLGTLVHVFAADRIWLARIHGDVPARFIDLEKDMRLDVLRNDWPALHDRWKQFAAGLDDAALQRVVEYKDIKGNPHGTPLWQILLHVVNHATHHRGQAAGFLRMMGKTPPPLDLIAYYRQL; this comes from the coding sequence ATGCTCGAACAGATTCGTCACCACATCGACTACACGGCATGGGCGAGCGCGCGCCTCGTGAACGCGGCCGTCGCGCTCGCGCCCGAGGAGTTGACACGCGATTTCGGCACTGCTGACAAGAGCGTCCTCGGAACGTTGGTCCACGTCTTCGCCGCGGACCGGATCTGGCTCGCCCGTATTCACGGGGATGTCCCGGCCCGCTTCATCGACCTCGAGAAGGATATGCGCCTTGATGTGCTCCGCAACGACTGGCCCGCGCTGCACGACCGCTGGAAGCAGTTCGCCGCCGGGCTCGACGACGCTGCTCTCCAGCGCGTCGTCGAGTACAAGGACATCAAGGGCAACCCGCACGGAACGCCGCTTTGGCAGATCCTGCTCCACGTCGTGAACCACGCCACGCACCACCGCGGTCAGGCAGCCGGATTTCTGCGAATGATGGGCAAGACGCCGCCGCCGCTGGATCTGATCGCCTACTACCGTCAGTTATAG
- the acs gene encoding acetate--CoA ligase: protein MSQEPVYPPPVDFSAKAHVGSMEAYRALCTRAEEQPEAFWAELAEREIHWFEKWSHVFEWNPPFVKWFVGAKTNVSYNCLDRHVLGGRKDKIAIQWEGEPGDTRAITFGELHRLVQRFANVLKAQGYKTGDRTIIYMPMIPELPIAMLACARLGIPHSIVFGGFSAEALKARIQDLDATLVITADGGWRRAKEVRLKDAVDEALADCPAVKSTIVVKRTGSEIKMRPGRDHWWHDLDAASNDVCPAEHLDAEHPLFVLYTSGTTGKPKGILHTTGGYLTYVTMTMKWVFDIKDEDIYWCSADIGWVTGHSYIVYGPLSAGATTVMYEGAPDTPDFGRWWQLVEKYKVNIFYTSPTAIRALIRQGDQWPDKYDLSSLRLLGSVGEPINPAAWQWYHRVIGKERCPIVDTWWQTETGGILIAPMPGAVPTKPGSGTLPMPGVLPEIVDFSGEPVGDNREGFLILRRPWPAMLRTIWGDPDRYADQYWGKVQGAYFTGDAARRDSDGYYWILGRVDDVMNVSGHRLSTMEIESALVKHHAVAEAAVVGKPHEITGQAVCCFVTLKKGDYDHDALGKELRQWVAHEIGPFARPEEIRFTEALPKTRSGKIMRRLLREIVTSHTVAGDVTTLEDMGVITRLAASHDDD from the coding sequence ATGAGTCAGGAACCCGTCTATCCACCGCCCGTCGATTTTTCCGCGAAAGCCCACGTCGGAAGCATGGAGGCTTATCGCGCTCTTTGCACACGCGCCGAAGAACAGCCCGAAGCCTTCTGGGCCGAACTCGCTGAACGCGAGATCCATTGGTTCGAAAAATGGTCACACGTCTTCGAGTGGAACCCGCCCTTCGTGAAATGGTTCGTCGGGGCCAAGACCAACGTCAGCTACAACTGCCTCGACCGCCACGTCCTCGGCGGACGCAAGGACAAGATCGCCATTCAGTGGGAAGGCGAGCCCGGCGATACCCGCGCCATCACGTTTGGTGAACTGCACCGTCTGGTTCAGCGCTTCGCCAATGTTCTCAAGGCCCAGGGCTACAAAACCGGCGACCGCACCATCATCTACATGCCGATGATCCCGGAACTGCCCATCGCCATGCTCGCCTGCGCCCGCCTCGGGATACCCCACTCCATCGTCTTCGGCGGCTTCTCCGCCGAAGCGTTGAAGGCCCGCATCCAGGATCTCGACGCCACTCTCGTCATCACTGCGGATGGCGGCTGGCGCCGCGCCAAGGAGGTTCGCCTCAAGGACGCCGTCGACGAGGCGCTGGCCGATTGCCCCGCCGTCAAGTCCACCATCGTCGTGAAGCGCACCGGCTCGGAGATCAAGATGCGGCCCGGACGCGACCACTGGTGGCACGATCTCGACGCCGCCTCGAACGACGTCTGCCCCGCCGAGCACCTCGACGCCGAGCATCCCCTCTTCGTCCTCTATACCTCCGGGACCACGGGCAAGCCCAAGGGCATCCTCCACACCACCGGCGGCTACCTTACCTACGTCACCATGACCATGAAGTGGGTCTTCGACATCAAAGACGAGGACATCTACTGGTGTTCGGCCGACATCGGCTGGGTCACCGGCCACTCCTACATCGTCTACGGTCCCCTCTCCGCCGGCGCCACCACGGTGATGTACGAAGGCGCGCCGGACACGCCCGACTTCGGCCGCTGGTGGCAACTCGTCGAGAAGTACAAGGTGAATATCTTCTACACCTCGCCTACCGCCATCCGCGCGCTCATCCGCCAAGGCGACCAGTGGCCGGACAAGTACGATCTCTCCTCGCTCCGGCTCCTCGGCTCCGTCGGCGAGCCCATCAATCCCGCGGCTTGGCAATGGTATCACCGCGTCATCGGGAAGGAGCGCTGCCCCATCGTCGACACTTGGTGGCAAACCGAAACCGGTGGCATTCTGATCGCTCCCATGCCCGGCGCCGTACCCACCAAGCCCGGCTCCGGGACGCTCCCGATGCCCGGCGTCCTGCCCGAGATCGTCGATTTCAGCGGCGAGCCGGTCGGGGACAACCGCGAGGGCTTCCTCATCCTTCGGCGCCCCTGGCCCGCGATGCTCCGCACCATCTGGGGCGACCCCGATCGTTACGCCGATCAGTACTGGGGCAAGGTCCAGGGCGCCTATTTCACAGGCGACGCCGCCCGCCGCGATTCCGACGGCTATTACTGGATCCTCGGCCGCGTTGACGACGTCATGAACGTCTCCGGCCACCGGCTTTCTACGATGGAAATCGAGTCCGCGCTCGTGAAGCACCACGCCGTCGCTGAAGCCGCCGTTGTCGGCAAGCCGCACGAAATCACCGGCCAGGCCGTCTGCTGCTTCGTCACGCTGAAGAAGGGCGACTACGATCACGACGCGCTCGGCAAGGAGCTGCGTCAATGGGTGGCGCACGAAATCGGTCCCTTCGCCCGGCCGGAAGAGATCCGGTTCACTGAGGCGCTGCCGAAGACGCGTTCCGGCAAAATCATGCGTCGGCTGCTGCGTGAGATCGTGACTTCGCACACCGTCGCCGGCGACGTCACCACTCTCGAAGATATGGGCGTGATTACGCGCCTCGCCGCCTCGCACGACGACGACTGA
- a CDS encoding group 1 truncated hemoglobin → MPAPTTTLFEQLGGAAAVEGAVDAFYRKVLVDDRVSHFFDDVDMERQRAKQKAFLTMAFGGPHNYSGKDMRAGHAHLVAKGLNDSHVDAIIELLGATLRDMGVGENLIGQVAAIAESTRNDVLGR, encoded by the coding sequence ATGCCTGCACCAACCACCACACTCTTCGAACAATTGGGCGGAGCGGCCGCCGTGGAGGGCGCCGTCGACGCGTTCTACCGCAAGGTCCTCGTGGACGACCGTGTGTCGCACTTCTTCGACGACGTCGACATGGAGCGGCAGCGCGCCAAGCAGAAAGCGTTTCTGACGATGGCGTTTGGCGGACCGCACAACTACTCGGGCAAGGACATGCGGGCCGGACACGCGCACCTTGTCGCCAAGGGCCTGAACGATTCGCACGTCGATGCGATCATCGAGTTGCTGGGCGCCACGCTCCGCGACATGGGCGTGGGTGAGAATCTTATCGGCCAAGTTGCGGCGATCGCCGAATCGACCCGCAACGACGTGCTGGGACGTTAA
- a CDS encoding FAD-binding oxidoreductase — protein sequence MAEVRYQGRVYSVHPGESVLDALLRQGVRASHACKAGSCGSCMLRREEGAVPPRAQEGLKDSWKANGYFLACMCHPEGDLSVEAAGADVRIPAVIIALRLLSADVLEVRLRPDAPFEFRAGQYVSLILDDGLSRSYSIASLPAEGEIALHVRRIANGLMSGWLFEEARPGARVHLQGPSGDCFYIAGRETQPMLLVGTGTGLAPLWGIARDALASGHTGPIHLIHGAVREEGLYLTEALAALAAAHWNFDYIPSLLDQGPIDSVLGARFPALGGWRGFVCGDPAIVGALRKKLFLAGMAMRDIHADAFLPAQEAS from the coding sequence ATGGCAGAGGTCCGCTACCAGGGTCGCGTCTATTCGGTCCACCCCGGCGAAAGTGTGCTGGACGCCCTGCTGCGGCAGGGCGTTCGGGCGTCTCACGCCTGCAAGGCCGGCAGTTGCGGCTCCTGCATGTTGCGCCGCGAAGAAGGAGCGGTTCCACCGAGAGCGCAGGAAGGACTGAAGGATTCCTGGAAGGCGAACGGCTACTTTCTGGCGTGCATGTGCCATCCGGAGGGGGATCTCTCCGTGGAGGCGGCGGGCGCGGACGTTCGCATTCCGGCGGTGATCATCGCACTCCGGCTGTTGTCGGCGGATGTGCTGGAAGTGCGGCTGCGTCCGGACGCTCCGTTCGAGTTTCGGGCGGGCCAGTATGTTTCGCTGATTCTCGACGACGGACTCTCGCGCAGCTACTCGATCGCGTCGTTGCCGGCCGAAGGCGAGATCGCGCTCCATGTCCGCCGGATCGCCAATGGCCTGATGAGCGGGTGGCTGTTCGAGGAGGCCCGGCCGGGCGCGAGGGTACACCTACAGGGCCCTTCCGGCGATTGCTTCTACATCGCGGGACGAGAGACTCAGCCGATGCTGCTGGTGGGAACGGGCACGGGGCTCGCGCCGCTGTGGGGTATCGCGCGGGACGCGCTAGCTTCGGGCCATACGGGCCCGATTCACCTGATCCACGGCGCGGTCCGCGAGGAAGGCCTGTACCTGACGGAGGCGTTGGCGGCGCTGGCCGCGGCGCATTGGAACTTCGACTACATCCCATCGCTGCTCGACCAGGGCCCGATCGACTCCGTTCTGGGCGCGCGCTTCCCTGCCCTGGGCGGCTGGCGCGGATTCGTGTGCGGCGATCCGGCGATTGTGGGCGCGCTGCGGAAGAAGCTGTTTCTCGCCGGCATGGCGATGCGCGATATCCACGCCGACGCGTTTCTACCGGCGCAGGAGGCGTCGTAG
- a CDS encoding Rrf2 family transcriptional regulator, translating into MQLSLHADYSLRLLIYLGTHPEETVATEQVSRAYGISKHHLVRVVQTLAMHGYVAVSPGRSGGVKLAKAPREIRLGELVRRAEPNLKLVECFDGVTNTCPIVGACRLQGYLEDAMQAFLAELDRHSLADLLAGKREALDGLLQEIRQA; encoded by the coding sequence ATGCAACTCAGTCTTCACGCCGATTACTCTCTGCGCCTGTTGATCTACCTGGGAACGCATCCCGAGGAGACGGTGGCCACCGAACAGGTGAGCCGGGCGTACGGGATCTCCAAACACCATCTGGTTCGCGTGGTCCAGACGTTAGCCATGCACGGGTATGTCGCCGTCTCGCCGGGCCGTTCCGGCGGAGTCAAACTCGCCAAGGCGCCGCGGGAGATCCGCCTCGGCGAACTGGTGCGCCGCGCCGAGCCGAACCTGAAGCTGGTGGAATGCTTCGACGGCGTCACCAACACCTGTCCGATCGTTGGGGCGTGCCGGCTCCAGGGTTACCTGGAAGACGCGATGCAGGCGTTCCTCGCCGAACTCGACCGCCACAGCCTCGCGGATCTGCTTGCGGGCAAGCGCGAGGCGCTGGACGGGCTGCTGCAAGAGATCAGGCAGGCCTGA
- a CDS encoding class I SAM-dependent methyltransferase codes for MKLYGELAAWWPLFSAPGEYEEEAAAYAHHLAATGDGPAETLVEFGAGGGNNAWFLKRRFRSVTLVDISPAMIDVSSRLNPDCEHAAGDMRTARLGRQFDRVFIHDAVCYMTTLDDLRQAVETAYLHCRPGGGALFAPDYTRETFEPSTDCGGADGDGRALRYLEWVHAPAADESVYRVDYVVVLREANGAVRVERDEHVEGLFARDEWLAVLRGVGFVPRAVEWKHSAVDRPLPLFAAVRPA; via the coding sequence ATGAAGCTCTACGGCGAACTGGCCGCATGGTGGCCGTTGTTCTCGGCGCCCGGCGAGTATGAGGAAGAAGCGGCGGCGTATGCGCATCACCTCGCCGCCACCGGCGACGGCCCCGCCGAAACCCTCGTGGAGTTCGGCGCCGGCGGCGGCAACAACGCCTGGTTCCTGAAGCGCCGCTTCCGCTCGGTCACGCTCGTCGACATCTCGCCGGCCATGATCGACGTGTCGAGCCGCCTCAACCCCGATTGCGAACACGCCGCCGGCGACATGCGGACCGCCCGCCTCGGCCGCCAGTTCGACCGCGTCTTCATCCACGACGCTGTCTGCTACATGACCACGCTCGACGATCTGCGCCAAGCCGTCGAAACCGCCTATCTGCATTGCCGGCCCGGCGGCGGTGCGTTATTCGCGCCCGACTACACGCGGGAGACCTTCGAGCCTTCCACCGATTGCGGCGGCGCCGACGGCGACGGCCGCGCCCTGCGATACCTCGAGTGGGTGCACGCGCCTGCGGCGGATGAATCGGTCTACCGCGTAGATTATGTCGTCGTCCTGCGAGAAGCGAATGGGGCGGTCCGCGTCGAGCGCGACGAGCACGTCGAGGGCCTGTTCGCGCGCGACGAGTGGCTCGCCGTTCTCCGCGGCGTGGGATTCGTCCCGCGCGCGGTCGAGTGGAAGCACTCCGCCGTGGACCGTCCGCTCCCCCTGTTCGCCGCGGTCAGGCCTGCCTGA
- a CDS encoding polyphosphate kinase 2 family protein, which produces MGAKLTERLLVKAGSKVRLSDWDPEADYGWQREEAEAETVRNLERMSELQEKLWAGRERALLVVLQATDTAGKDSTIRRVMGHLNPQGCEVTGFKVPTEEEREHDFLWRVHKAVPGKGEIGIFNRSHYEDVLVVRVHNLVPEEVWRKRYDQIREFEQLLHQTGTSIRKFFLHIGRDEQKQRLQDRLDDPTKHWKFRIGDLKERALWDEYHKAYEDAMEHTSREKAPWYVIPANRKWFRDLAVSEILVDALEEMELKFPEPEDLSGIVIE; this is translated from the coding sequence ATGGGCGCCAAGTTGACCGAACGTCTCCTGGTGAAGGCCGGATCGAAGGTTCGATTGAGCGACTGGGATCCCGAAGCCGATTACGGCTGGCAGCGCGAGGAGGCCGAAGCGGAAACCGTGCGCAACCTCGAACGGATGAGCGAGCTTCAGGAGAAGCTCTGGGCCGGCCGCGAACGCGCCTTGCTCGTCGTGCTCCAGGCCACCGACACCGCCGGCAAGGATTCCACCATCCGCCGCGTCATGGGCCACCTCAATCCGCAGGGCTGCGAAGTCACCGGATTCAAGGTCCCCACCGAAGAGGAACGCGAACACGATTTCCTGTGGCGCGTTCACAAGGCCGTGCCCGGCAAAGGCGAGATCGGCATCTTCAACCGCTCGCACTATGAGGACGTGCTCGTGGTCCGTGTGCACAATCTCGTGCCGGAGGAGGTCTGGCGAAAACGCTACGACCAGATTCGCGAGTTCGAACAGCTCCTCCACCAGACCGGAACCAGCATCCGAAAATTCTTCCTGCACATCGGTAGGGATGAGCAGAAGCAGCGCCTCCAGGACCGCCTCGACGATCCCACCAAGCACTGGAAATTCCGCATCGGCGACCTGAAAGAACGCGCGCTCTGGGACGAGTATCACAAGGCGTATGAAGACGCGATGGAGCATACCTCCCGCGAAAAGGCGCCCTGGTATGTGATCCCGGCCAACCGGAAATGGTTCCGCGATCTCGCCGTTTCCGAGATCCTCGTCGACGCGCTCGAGGAGATGGAACTGAAGTTCCCCGAACCGGAGGATCTGAGCGGGATCGTCATCGAATGA
- a CDS encoding Npt1/Npt2 family nucleotide transporter, protein MADVALAPPRERGVLDRVLSLFSRVEAGESVTALLLAANVFLLLGAYYVLKTVREPLILAQEGGAQIKSYASAGQAMLFLLVVPAYSAVASRFNRMGLVGGVTAFFIANLALFYVLGNAGVGIGVAFFLWVGVFNMLVVAQFWAFANDIYTEEQGKRLFPIVGVGASLGAWVGSLAAGKLFAVLSPYQLMLVAAAVLTVCIGLTYTVHTRERSAAGKREKEQLDRGGGFELVMKNRYLLLIALLVLLLNAVNTTGEYIVGRFVSESAAAVPTDQRKAFIGQFYGDYFSWVNLLGFLIQTFLVSRIFKWIGVRAALFILPAIALGGYGLLAALPVLGVVKVAKIFENSTDYSLNNTVRHALFLPTTREEKYKGKATTDTFFVRAGDLIQAGVVFVGYEMLGWSVRSFALFNIGMVAIWIWIAVLIARRHKTLSAEG, encoded by the coding sequence ATGGCCGATGTAGCACTTGCTCCGCCACGCGAACGCGGCGTCCTGGATCGCGTCCTCTCGCTGTTCAGCCGCGTCGAGGCTGGCGAGAGCGTCACCGCTCTGTTGCTCGCCGCCAACGTCTTCCTCCTGCTCGGCGCCTACTACGTGCTCAAGACCGTCCGCGAGCCGCTGATCCTCGCCCAGGAGGGCGGCGCACAGATCAAAAGCTACGCCTCGGCTGGCCAGGCCATGCTGTTTCTCCTGGTCGTCCCGGCGTATTCCGCCGTCGCGTCGCGCTTCAACCGTATGGGCCTCGTCGGCGGCGTCACCGCATTTTTCATCGCCAACCTGGCGCTGTTCTACGTGCTCGGCAATGCCGGCGTCGGCATCGGTGTTGCGTTCTTTCTTTGGGTGGGTGTCTTCAACATGCTCGTCGTCGCCCAGTTTTGGGCGTTCGCCAACGACATTTACACCGAAGAGCAGGGCAAGCGCCTCTTCCCGATCGTCGGAGTCGGCGCCTCGCTCGGCGCCTGGGTCGGATCGCTCGCCGCCGGTAAGTTGTTCGCCGTGCTCTCGCCCTATCAGTTGATGCTCGTCGCTGCGGCCGTGTTGACCGTTTGCATCGGTCTCACCTACACCGTTCACACGCGGGAAAGGAGCGCCGCCGGCAAGCGCGAAAAAGAGCAATTGGACCGCGGCGGCGGTTTCGAGCTCGTGATGAAGAATCGCTACCTCTTGCTCATCGCGCTGCTCGTGCTGCTGCTCAACGCCGTGAACACCACCGGTGAGTACATCGTCGGACGCTTTGTCAGCGAGTCCGCCGCCGCCGTGCCCACCGATCAGCGCAAGGCCTTCATCGGCCAGTTCTACGGCGACTATTTCAGTTGGGTGAATCTGCTCGGGTTCCTCATCCAGACATTCCTCGTCTCCCGGATTTTCAAATGGATCGGAGTGCGCGCGGCTCTGTTCATCCTGCCGGCCATCGCCCTCGGCGGCTACGGCCTGCTCGCCGCGCTCCCCGTGCTCGGCGTCGTGAAGGTGGCCAAGATTTTCGAGAACAGTACCGACTATTCTTTGAACAACACCGTGCGGCACGCCCTGTTCCTTCCAACCACGCGCGAAGAGAAGTACAAGGGAAAAGCCACCACCGACACCTTCTTCGTCCGCGCCGGAGACCTCATCCAGGCCGGCGTCGTCTTCGTCGGCTACGAAATGCTCGGCTGGAGTGTTCGCAGCTTCGCCCTGTTCAACATCGGGATGGTGGCGATATGGATCTGGATCGCCGTGCTCATCGCGCGGCGTCACAAAACACTGAGTGCGGAGGGCTGA
- a CDS encoding MBL fold metallo-hydrolase produces the protein MRIRFWGAARTVTGSAHEIDAGGERWLLDCGLYQGRRQEAFERNRHLAVPGRQLTGVVLSHAHIDHSGNLPSLARTGFGGRVYATPATTDLCGAMLKDSAFIQEKDAEFVNKRRTRRRSLDPKANGKGEIEPLYTIADAERILTQFEKIPYHRTVQLNEELSFDYIDAGHLLGSASVNVDYRRNGKSLRLVFSGDVGRCCLPIIRDPEPPPEATYLIMESTYGNRLHKQERLVADRVAEIVSRTAARGGRVIVPAFAVGRTQQLVLILNQLTIAGRIPEIPVFVDSPLAVNATEIYRGHPECFDEETNALLANGSDPFGFRRLQYVRNVEQSKALNDYHGPMVIISASGMCEAGRILHHLRNNIGDPRNTVLIVGFQAEHTLGRKLVEGWQEVPIFGDPMRVRAEVIAINELSGHADQRELMAWMKPMAKSLRKIFLVHGEMEQAEPLAELIRETRGIEVVIPERGQVFDLD, from the coding sequence ATGCGAATTCGTTTTTGGGGAGCCGCCCGCACCGTCACCGGCTCGGCCCACGAAATCGACGCCGGCGGTGAACGCTGGCTCCTCGATTGCGGCCTTTATCAGGGCCGCCGCCAGGAGGCCTTCGAACGCAACCGGCATCTCGCCGTCCCCGGCCGGCAGCTCACCGGAGTCGTGCTTTCCCACGCCCACATCGACCACAGCGGTAACCTCCCCTCACTTGCCCGTACCGGTTTCGGCGGCCGCGTCTACGCCACGCCCGCCACCACGGACCTCTGCGGCGCCATGCTCAAGGACTCGGCCTTCATCCAGGAAAAAGATGCCGAGTTCGTCAACAAACGCCGCACTCGTCGCCGTTCGCTGGACCCCAAGGCCAACGGCAAGGGCGAAATCGAACCGCTCTACACCATCGCCGACGCCGAGCGGATCCTCACCCAGTTCGAAAAGATTCCGTACCACCGCACCGTCCAACTCAACGAAGAGCTGTCGTTCGATTATATTGATGCCGGGCACCTTCTGGGGTCCGCCTCCGTCAACGTGGATTACCGCCGCAACGGCAAAAGCCTCCGGCTCGTCTTCTCCGGCGACGTGGGCCGCTGCTGCCTGCCCATCATCCGCGACCCCGAGCCGCCCCCGGAAGCGACCTACCTCATCATGGAGAGCACCTACGGCAATCGCCTTCACAAACAGGAACGCCTGGTCGCCGATCGCGTCGCCGAAATCGTCAGCCGCACCGCCGCCCGCGGCGGGCGCGTCATCGTCCCCGCCTTCGCCGTCGGACGCACCCAGCAACTCGTCCTCATCCTCAACCAGTTGACCATCGCCGGGCGCATCCCCGAAATCCCCGTCTTCGTCGACAGCCCACTCGCCGTCAACGCCACCGAAATCTACCGCGGACACCCCGAGTGCTTCGACGAAGAGACGAACGCGCTGCTCGCCAACGGATCGGACCCGTTCGGTTTCCGCCGCCTCCAGTACGTCCGGAACGTCGAGCAGTCCAAGGCGTTGAACGACTACCACGGCCCCATGGTGATCATCTCCGCTTCCGGCATGTGCGAAGCCGGCCGCATCCTGCATCACCTCCGCAACAACATCGGCGATCCGCGCAATACCGTCCTGATCGTCGGGTTCCAGGCCGAACACACCCTCGGGCGGAAACTCGTCGAAGGCTGGCAGGAAGTGCCCATCTTCGGCGACCCGATGCGGGTCCGCGCCGAAGTCATCGCCATCAACGAACTCTCCGGCCATGCCGACCAGCGCGAACTGATGGCCTGGATGAAACCGATGGCCAAGTCGCTCCGTAAGATCTTTCTGGTTCACGGCGAAATGGAACAAGCCGAACCCCTGGCCGAACTCATCCGGGAGACGCGCGGCATCGAAGTCGTCATCCCCGAGCGCGGCCAGGTTTTCGACCTCGACTGA